From a region of the Lactuca sativa cultivar Salinas chromosome 4, Lsat_Salinas_v11, whole genome shotgun sequence genome:
- the LOC111878556 gene encoding U11/U12 small nuclear ribonucleoprotein 59 kDa protein isoform X1, producing MNMMMRPMNPPPFHPVAPAPWVPPMPPLTSGFWNPTNVQSSLKELQNTLHLAEAMEKELEMLMAMKDGNLEETENTDSNETIIGRFQKFLENNMMTLDTQEKISLEAANGLISKLNIDLQPFKIITDDKTPWEEKSAAVKLANKLHKHKRNKLWRKRKRQQIGEMLAKEHEQFEKADQEADEWRAKEIAKEIAKQRVEKMKEIAKQKAKEERIRLESELELVLIVEKLQELRSIRIQKLTKQGHFLPEEDDKFLERIRVAVEEEERQAMAAADTNTAKDAITNFLNSEDDQSFVKNGDKVIEEKINEIEVKEGTNAVVDVNNHGNGYYDYSASLPLEFYHYYHGSSTDMGTLIEVRRTWDAYIRHGGSRIPGHWVEPPPPADEVWASYLVKH from the exons ATGAATATGATGATGCGTCCGATGAATCCACCTCCATTTCATCCAGTTGCACCTGCACCATGGGTCCCACCAATGCCACCATTGACAAGTGGCTTTTGGAACCCAACAAATGTGCAAAGCTCCCTCAAGGAATTACAAAACACTCTTCATCTTGCAGAAGCAAT GGAAAAGGAATTGGAGATGCTTATGGCAATGAAAGACGGAAACTTAGAAGAAACAGAGAATACTGATTCAAATGAAACTATAATTGGAAGATTCCAGAAGTTTCTTGAGAACAacatgatgacattggatactcAAGAGAAAATCTCATTAGAAGCAGCAAATGGATTGATATCAAAACTGAACATTGATCTTCAACCATTTAAGATCATCACTGATGATAAAACACCATGGGAGGAGAAATCTGCAGCTGTGAAATTAGCAAATAAACTCCATAAGCATAAAAGAAACAAACTTTGGAGGAAAAGAAAGAGACAACAAATAGGTGAAATGCTTGCAAAG GAACATGAGCAATTTGAGAAAGCTGATCAAGAAGCTGATGAATGGAGGGCTAAGGAAATTGCAAAAGAAATCGCAAAGCAAAGG GTGGAGAAGATGAAAGAAATTGCAAAACAAAAAGCTAAAGAGGAGCGAATAAGATTAGAATCAGAG cTAGAATTAGTGTTGATTGTGGAGAAATTACAAGAATTACGCTCGATCAGGATCCAGAAATTAACAAAGCAAG GGCATTTTCTCCCAGAGGAGGATGACAAATTTCTTGAAAGAATTCGTGTTGCAGTTGAGGAAGAGGAGAGGCAAGCAATGGCTGCAGCTGATACAAATACTGCTAAAGATGCAATTACAAATTTTTTAAATTCAGAAGATGATCAAAGTTTTGTTAAAAATGGAGATAAAGTAATTGAAGAAAAAATAAATGAGATTGAAGTAAAAGAAGGAACAAATGCAGTTGTTGATGTAAATAATCATGGTAACGGATATTATGATTATTCAGCAAGTTTACCACTTGAATTTTATCATTATTATCATGGAAGTAGCACTGATATGGGGACGCTAATCGAG GTGAGACGAACATGGGATGCATATATACGACATGGAGGAAG TCGAATACCAGGTCATTGGGTTGAACCTCCCCCACCAGCTGATGAAGTATGGGCATCATACCTTGTGAAACATTGa
- the LOC111878556 gene encoding U11/U12 small nuclear ribonucleoprotein 59 kDa protein isoform X2, with protein sequence MCKAPSRNYKTLFILQKQFKSCYREKELEMLMAMKDGNLEETENTDSNETIIGRFQKFLENNMMTLDTQEKISLEAANGLISKLNIDLQPFKIITDDKTPWEEKSAAVKLANKLHKHKRNKLWRKRKRQQIGEMLAKEHEQFEKADQEADEWRAKEIAKEIAKQRVEKMKEIAKQKAKEERIRLESELELVLIVEKLQELRSIRIQKLTKQGHFLPEEDDKFLERIRVAVEEEERQAMAAADTNTAKDAITNFLNSEDDQSFVKNGDKVIEEKINEIEVKEGTNAVVDVNNHGNGYYDYSASLPLEFYHYYHGSSTDMGTLIEVRRTWDAYIRHGGSRIPGHWVEPPPPADEVWASYLVKH encoded by the exons ATGTGCAAAGCTCCCTCAAGGAATTACAAAACACTCTTCATCTTGCAGAAGCAAT TTAAGAGTTGTTACAGGGAAAAGGAATTGGAGATGCTTATGGCAATGAAAGACGGAAACTTAGAAGAAACAGAGAATACTGATTCAAATGAAACTATAATTGGAAGATTCCAGAAGTTTCTTGAGAACAacatgatgacattggatactcAAGAGAAAATCTCATTAGAAGCAGCAAATGGATTGATATCAAAACTGAACATTGATCTTCAACCATTTAAGATCATCACTGATGATAAAACACCATGGGAGGAGAAATCTGCAGCTGTGAAATTAGCAAATAAACTCCATAAGCATAAAAGAAACAAACTTTGGAGGAAAAGAAAGAGACAACAAATAGGTGAAATGCTTGCAAAG GAACATGAGCAATTTGAGAAAGCTGATCAAGAAGCTGATGAATGGAGGGCTAAGGAAATTGCAAAAGAAATCGCAAAGCAAAGG GTGGAGAAGATGAAAGAAATTGCAAAACAAAAAGCTAAAGAGGAGCGAATAAGATTAGAATCAGAG cTAGAATTAGTGTTGATTGTGGAGAAATTACAAGAATTACGCTCGATCAGGATCCAGAAATTAACAAAGCAAG GGCATTTTCTCCCAGAGGAGGATGACAAATTTCTTGAAAGAATTCGTGTTGCAGTTGAGGAAGAGGAGAGGCAAGCAATGGCTGCAGCTGATACAAATACTGCTAAAGATGCAATTACAAATTTTTTAAATTCAGAAGATGATCAAAGTTTTGTTAAAAATGGAGATAAAGTAATTGAAGAAAAAATAAATGAGATTGAAGTAAAAGAAGGAACAAATGCAGTTGTTGATGTAAATAATCATGGTAACGGATATTATGATTATTCAGCAAGTTTACCACTTGAATTTTATCATTATTATCATGGAAGTAGCACTGATATGGGGACGCTAATCGAG GTGAGACGAACATGGGATGCATATATACGACATGGAGGAAG TCGAATACCAGGTCATTGGGTTGAACCTCCCCCACCAGCTGATGAAGTATGGGCATCATACCTTGTGAAACATTGa